The Saccharomonospora cyanea NA-134 genome includes a region encoding these proteins:
- a CDS encoding heme o synthase — MSLVNAAHGRSEHTSAVHPTGESEAGGRRGLREVIGAYAALAKPRVIELLLVTTIPAMFLAGREIPSPWLVLATLVGGTMAAGSANALNCVIDADIDKVMNRTRRRPLVRDSVPRRNALIFGIALGVASFGLLYATVNLLAAVLAVVTILFYIFVYTLVLKRRTPQNVVWGGAAGCMPVVIGWAAVQGTVEWPAFVMFGVIFFWTPPHTWALAMRYREDYERAGVPMLPVVATPKHVAKQILVYSWVMVAWTLLLIPATSWLYTAFAVLAGAWFLFYAHRLYAGVARGEKTKPMALFHRSNTYLMIVFVALAVDAAIGMPVLGLPF, encoded by the coding sequence ATGTCGTTGGTGAACGCTGCGCACGGGCGCAGTGAGCACACCAGCGCCGTGCATCCCACTGGCGAGTCGGAAGCTGGTGGCCGGCGAGGTCTGCGTGAGGTCATCGGCGCGTACGCCGCGCTCGCCAAACCGAGGGTGATCGAGCTGCTGCTCGTCACCACGATTCCCGCGATGTTCCTCGCGGGCCGGGAGATCCCGTCGCCGTGGCTGGTGCTGGCCACGCTCGTCGGCGGCACGATGGCCGCGGGCAGCGCCAACGCGCTGAACTGTGTCATCGACGCCGACATCGACAAGGTGATGAACCGGACCCGGCGGCGTCCGCTGGTGCGGGACTCCGTGCCGAGGCGCAACGCGCTGATCTTCGGTATCGCCCTGGGAGTGGCCTCGTTCGGGCTGCTCTACGCGACGGTGAACCTGCTCGCCGCGGTGCTCGCGGTCGTCACGATCCTCTTCTACATCTTCGTGTACACGTTGGTGCTCAAGCGGCGGACACCGCAGAACGTCGTCTGGGGCGGCGCGGCGGGCTGCATGCCGGTGGTCATCGGCTGGGCCGCCGTCCAGGGCACCGTGGAGTGGCCCGCGTTCGTGATGTTCGGGGTCATCTTCTTCTGGACGCCGCCGCACACGTGGGCGCTCGCGATGCGGTACCGGGAGGACTACGAGCGCGCGGGCGTGCCCATGCTGCCCGTCGTGGCCACCCCGAAGCACGTGGCGAAGCAGATCCTCGTGTACTCGTGGGTCATGGTGGCGTGGACGTTGTTGCTGATCCCGGCCACCAGTTGGCTCTACACGGCGTTCGCCGTGCTGGCGGGCGCGTGGTTCCTCTTCTACGCGCACCGGCTGTACGCGGGTGTGGCACGGGGTGAGAAGACGAAGCCGATGGCGCTGTTCCACCGGTCGAACACGTATCTGATGATCGTGTTCGTGGCGCTCGCCGTGGACGCCGCGATCGGTATGCCGGTGCTCGGGCTCCCGTTCTAG
- a CDS encoding HelD family protein, with amino-acid sequence MTFDPQTSKPKQARSAEIAAEQAYVSMLYDRLDAERELADRRLTDTLRASGGPPQAAAEREAATATYSDRLAQLKSVEQGLCFGRLDFAEGAADDDPTIYIGRVGLFDESDDYRPLLIDWRAPVARPFYLATAASPEGVRRRRHIRTLSRRVVGIDDEVLDLGAGEHTDHLGLAGEAALLSALERRRTGEMSDIVSTIQAEQDRIIRADLNGVLVVQGGPGTGKTAVALHRAAYLLYTYRRQLTTRGVLVVGPNSTFLRYIGQVLPSLGETGVLLSTIGELFPGLSATGIDSPEVAEIKGRLEMTEVLAQAVRDRQTVPDDVLEVPVEGGEVLVLDRETCERARSKARQTLRPHNLARRVFVDRLLDALADQSVRKLESDVLDDLPEIPLAADETDSGPMLDARDHATIRQELAEDPAVQAALQSLWPKLTPQELLSDLLTDSERLGSAAADVLAEEEWRTLLRRPGSLWTPADVPLLDELAELLGEDDTEARARRERQRREERAYAEGVLHVLEQDDEIIDEEVVRVRDVLDAELLAERQEAASDLTAAQRAALDRSWTFGHVIVDEAQELSEMDWRLLMRRCPSRSMTLVGDVSQTGSAAGTSSWDRVLRPYVADRWRFRELTVNYRTPAEIMELASAVLAEINPRLSAPRSVRKSGVEPWQRSSSSDSLAADVRRWVDEELAALTRERGGGTLAVLCPDSEEGRLAAELAGTQAAAGLDDTEDNPRVSVLTVDRAKGLEFDAVLVVDPEGIVAASPRGLNDLYVALTRATQRLGIVHTASPMPALSGEQRSSSAAG; translated from the coding sequence ATGACGTTCGACCCGCAGACCTCGAAGCCGAAGCAGGCCAGGAGCGCCGAGATCGCCGCGGAGCAGGCGTACGTCTCGATGCTCTACGACCGGCTCGACGCCGAGCGCGAGCTCGCCGACCGCAGGCTCACCGACACGCTGCGCGCTTCGGGAGGGCCACCGCAGGCGGCGGCCGAACGTGAGGCGGCCACCGCCACCTACAGCGACCGGCTCGCCCAGCTCAAGTCCGTGGAGCAGGGGTTGTGCTTCGGCAGGCTCGACTTCGCCGAAGGCGCCGCCGACGACGACCCGACCATCTACATCGGCCGTGTCGGCCTGTTCGACGAGAGCGACGACTACCGTCCGCTGCTCATCGACTGGCGGGCGCCCGTCGCGCGCCCGTTCTACCTCGCCACGGCGGCCTCCCCGGAGGGCGTCCGCCGCCGCAGGCACATCCGGACGCTGAGCCGCCGGGTCGTCGGCATCGACGACGAAGTGCTGGACCTCGGCGCGGGCGAACACACCGACCACCTCGGTCTCGCGGGTGAGGCCGCGCTGCTGTCGGCGCTGGAGCGCAGACGCACCGGCGAGATGTCCGACATCGTGTCCACCATCCAGGCGGAGCAGGACCGCATCATCCGCGCCGACCTGAACGGTGTGCTGGTGGTGCAGGGCGGCCCCGGCACCGGCAAGACCGCCGTGGCGCTCCACCGCGCCGCGTACCTGCTCTACACCTATCGCAGGCAGCTCACCACGCGCGGTGTGCTCGTCGTCGGGCCCAACAGTACGTTCCTGCGCTACATCGGACAGGTGCTGCCGTCGCTGGGTGAGACGGGCGTGCTGCTCTCCACCATCGGTGAGCTGTTCCCCGGGCTGTCCGCCACGGGGATCGACAGCCCCGAGGTCGCGGAGATCAAGGGCAGGCTGGAAATGACCGAGGTGCTCGCGCAGGCCGTGCGGGACCGCCAGACCGTTCCCGATGACGTCCTGGAGGTGCCGGTCGAGGGCGGGGAGGTCCTGGTTCTCGACCGTGAGACGTGTGAGCGGGCGAGGTCGAAGGCGCGCCAGACGCTGCGGCCCCACAACCTCGCGCGCCGGGTGTTCGTGGACCGACTGCTCGACGCGTTGGCCGACCAGTCGGTGCGGAAACTCGAGTCGGACGTGCTCGACGACCTGCCCGAGATCCCGCTGGCGGCCGACGAGACGGACAGCGGTCCCATGCTCGACGCGCGCGACCACGCCACCATCCGCCAGGAACTGGCCGAGGACCCGGCGGTGCAGGCCGCGCTGCAGTCGCTGTGGCCGAAGCTCACCCCGCAGGAGCTGCTCAGCGACCTGCTCACCGACTCCGAACGCCTGGGCTCGGCCGCCGCGGACGTCCTGGCGGAGGAGGAGTGGCGGACGCTGCTGCGCAGGCCGGGGTCGCTGTGGACGCCCGCCGACGTGCCGCTGCTGGACGAGCTCGCCGAACTGCTGGGCGAGGACGACACCGAGGCCCGCGCCCGCAGGGAACGGCAGCGCCGTGAGGAACGCGCCTACGCCGAGGGCGTGCTGCACGTCCTGGAGCAGGACGACGAGATCATCGATGAGGAGGTCGTCCGGGTACGCGACGTCCTCGACGCGGAGCTGCTGGCGGAGCGGCAGGAGGCCGCCAGTGACCTCACCGCGGCCCAGCGTGCGGCGCTCGACCGCTCCTGGACGTTCGGGCACGTCATCGTCGACGAGGCCCAGGAACTGTCGGAAATGGACTGGCGGTTGCTCATGCGCCGATGTCCCAGCCGGTCGATGACCTTGGTGGGGGACGTGTCGCAGACCGGATCGGCCGCGGGCACTTCGTCGTGGGACCGGGTGCTGCGGCCGTACGTCGCCGACCGCTGGCGGTTCCGTGAGCTCACCGTGAACTACCGCACACCCGCCGAGATCATGGAGCTGGCCTCCGCGGTGCTCGCCGAGATCAACCCTCGGCTGTCCGCCCCCAGGTCGGTGCGCAAGTCCGGCGTCGAGCCTTGGCAGCGATCGAGTTCCTCCGACTCGCTCGCCGCGGACGTCCGCCGATGGGTGGACGAGGAACTGGCCGCACTCACGCGGGAGCGGGGAGGTGGGACGCTCGCGGTGCTGTGCCCGGATTCCGAGGAGGGACGCCTGGCGGCCGAGCTCGCCGGGACGCAGGCCGCCGCGGGACTCGACGACACGGAGGACAACCCGAGGGTGTCCGTGCTCACCGTGGACCGGGCGAAGGGGCTGGAGTTCGACGCCGTGCTCGTGGTGGACCCGGAGGGCATCGTCGCGGCGTCGCCGCGGGGCCTCAACGACCTGTACGTGGCTCTCACCCGGGCCACTCAGCGGTTGGGCATCGTCCACACGGCATCGCCGATGCCCGCACTCTCAGGCGAGCAAAGGTCCTCGTCGGCGGCCGGATAG
- a CDS encoding FKBP-type peptidyl-prolyl cis-trans isomerase: MRNAGKIITVAAVAAALAACSPPNEQPSDLPPGADTTPSEQAAQPAQGTQRPTSPTSPQGDQGEACTAEDIEVAQAGEGEGYQVTIPQDCAAPTELLTRELQPGTGQPAAEGDQLDVDYSIVSWSDGEVKENSFGELGVLSVQLGEQQPGFEGWNEALQGAQEGTRRLVVVPQDMGFAQDSDHPLAGETLVVVAEVVDIAPQQ, from the coding sequence ATGCGCAACGCTGGCAAGATCATTACCGTGGCGGCCGTCGCCGCGGCGCTCGCGGCGTGCTCGCCGCCGAACGAGCAGCCCTCGGACCTGCCTCCAGGAGCCGACACCACGCCGTCGGAGCAGGCGGCGCAGCCCGCACAGGGCACCCAGCGGCCGACGTCGCCCACGTCGCCGCAGGGCGACCAGGGCGAGGCCTGCACGGCCGAGGACATCGAGGTCGCTCAGGCCGGTGAAGGCGAGGGCTACCAGGTCACGATCCCCCAGGACTGTGCGGCGCCGACCGAGTTGCTGACCCGCGAGCTGCAGCCCGGCACCGGTCAGCCCGCCGCCGAGGGCGACCAGCTCGACGTCGACTACTCGATCGTTTCGTGGTCGGACGGCGAGGTGAAGGAGAACTCCTTCGGCGAGCTCGGTGTGCTGAGCGTCCAGCTCGGTGAGCAGCAGCCGGGATTCGAGGGGTGGAACGAGGCGTTGCAGGGTGCCCAGGAGGGCACGCGGCGTCTGGTCGTCGTGCCCCAGGACATGGGCTTCGCCCAGGACAGCGACCACCCCCTGGCCGGCGAGACCCTCGTGGTGGTCGCCGAGGTCGTGGACATCGCGCCGCAGCAGTGA
- a CDS encoding quinone oxidoreductase family protein, which produces MVTAIRIERTGGPEVLDVADIDVTAPGPGEILVEVVAAGVNYIDTYQRGGIYPVPLPYTPGMEGAGRVVAVGDGVTELSVGDRVAWQGVPGSYAGQTVVPADVAVRIPEGVSEETAAAVMLQGITAHYLTASTHPVREGETVLVHAAAGGVGLLLTQLAKARGARVIGTVSTPEKERLARDTGADEVIRYTEQDFVTVTRELTHGEGVDVVYDGVGASTYEGSLSCLRPRGLLALFGAASGPVPPIDPQRLNKGGSLFLTRPTSADYTRTRQELEWRVGELFDGLAKGRLTVRIGARYALTDARKAHEDLEGRRTTGKVLLLP; this is translated from the coding sequence ATGGTCACGGCGATCCGCATCGAACGGACCGGAGGACCGGAGGTGCTCGACGTCGCCGACATCGACGTCACGGCGCCAGGACCGGGGGAGATCCTGGTCGAGGTGGTCGCGGCCGGGGTCAACTACATCGACACCTACCAGCGCGGTGGCATCTACCCGGTGCCCCTGCCCTACACGCCGGGTATGGAGGGCGCGGGCCGGGTGGTCGCGGTGGGTGACGGGGTCACCGAACTCTCGGTAGGCGACCGGGTGGCCTGGCAGGGAGTGCCGGGTAGCTACGCCGGGCAGACCGTCGTGCCCGCCGACGTCGCGGTGAGGATTCCCGAGGGTGTGTCGGAGGAGACGGCGGCCGCGGTCATGCTGCAGGGCATCACCGCGCACTACCTCACCGCGTCCACCCATCCCGTCAGGGAGGGTGAGACCGTGCTGGTGCATGCGGCGGCGGGTGGTGTCGGGCTGCTTCTCACGCAGTTGGCGAAAGCCCGGGGAGCGCGGGTGATCGGCACGGTGTCGACACCGGAGAAGGAGCGGCTGGCCCGTGACACCGGTGCCGACGAGGTCATCCGCTACACCGAGCAGGACTTCGTGACCGTCACTCGCGAGTTGACCCACGGCGAGGGCGTCGACGTGGTGTACGACGGCGTCGGCGCCTCGACCTACGAGGGCAGCCTGTCCTGCCTGCGTCCGCGCGGCCTTCTCGCGCTGTTCGGCGCGGCGAGCGGGCCGGTGCCCCCGATCGACCCGCAACGTCTCAACAAGGGCGGTTCGTTGTTCCTCACGCGTCCCACGAGCGCCGACTACACGCGCACCCGGCAGGAACTCGAGTGGCGGGTCGGCGAGTTGTTCGACGGACTCGCCAAGGGACGGCTGACCGTCCGGATCGGCGCGCGGTACGCGCTGACCGACGCCCGGAAGGCCCACGAGGATCTGGAAGGACGCCGTACCACCGGCAAGGTGCTGCTGCTGCCCTGA
- a CDS encoding DMT family transporter translates to MTSSGIARAVSALVFNVVLPVALGFTAAFLFAASAALQRRAVLHAADSDSEHRASTHRLPVLWLFRRLLRQRVWLAGWTTNLGGFASQAAALHFGSVALVQPLLVTQLLFALPMASAAVRRWPPLRDWLAALAITGGVALFLSVEGAAPMEGEPDRDRLVIAVVVAALTIVTLLQIAQHQGPLAYSALVAAGAGICYAMSAAMMKLTADSLADEGVAATAKDWPGYLLAVTTLSGLVLGHQAYGSGSLSAAVAVMSTVNPGVSFTIGLLVFNAVPSTEPGPLAAVGVAGVLLVVGALGLAHSPAVRLETRSTATHGVYPIRGNV, encoded by the coding sequence GTGACGTCTTCGGGAATCGCACGCGCCGTCTCGGCGCTGGTCTTCAACGTGGTACTGCCTGTCGCTCTCGGATTCACGGCGGCGTTCCTCTTCGCCGCCTCGGCGGCGCTGCAACGCCGCGCGGTGTTGCACGCGGCCGATTCCGACTCCGAGCACCGGGCCAGCACTCACCGGCTTCCCGTGCTGTGGCTGTTCCGACGGCTGCTGCGGCAGCGGGTGTGGCTCGCGGGGTGGACCACGAACCTCGGGGGGTTCGCCAGTCAGGCCGCCGCGTTGCACTTCGGCTCGGTCGCTCTGGTGCAACCGCTGCTGGTGACCCAGTTGCTCTTCGCGCTGCCCATGGCGTCCGCGGCCGTGCGCCGATGGCCTCCGTTGCGGGACTGGCTCGCCGCTCTCGCCATCACCGGTGGTGTGGCGCTGTTCCTGTCCGTGGAGGGTGCGGCGCCGATGGAGGGCGAGCCGGACCGCGATCGGCTCGTGATCGCGGTCGTGGTGGCCGCGCTCACGATCGTCACGCTGTTGCAGATCGCCCAGCATCAGGGACCGCTCGCCTACAGCGCGCTCGTCGCCGCGGGCGCGGGAATCTGCTACGCGATGAGCGCCGCCATGATGAAGCTCACCGCGGACAGCCTGGCCGACGAGGGAGTGGCCGCGACGGCCAAGGACTGGCCGGGTTACCTGCTCGCCGTCACGACGTTGTCGGGGCTCGTCCTCGGCCACCAGGCCTACGGGTCGGGTTCCCTCTCGGCGGCGGTGGCCGTGATGTCCACCGTGAACCCCGGTGTGAGCTTCACGATCGGACTGCTGGTGTTCAACGCCGTGCCCTCCACCGAACCGGGCCCGCTCGCCGCCGTGGGCGTGGCGGGCGTCCTGCTGGTCGTCGGCGCGCTCGGCCTGGCGCACTCGCCTGCTGTGAGGTTAGAGACACGTAGCACCGCGACACACGGAGTTTACCCCATTCGAGGTAACGTTTAG
- a CDS encoding DUF3159 domain-containing protein: MPHNASDSSDDRRLVIEIPHLRATITHAVVLALETAVVPTLLFMLLLNVAGLVPGLVAVLGWSAFVIGMRRLLRRQVPHTLLLATGMLVARALFALVTSSAVVYVLQPVVGSVFMFLLFVGSAMLGKPITARLARDFVHLPAELFAHQRVQKVFVNVALMWGGSRLLDGAMTLAFLQWSVDAGLFSRGVLSGLLTALTIAICAGHGWRSLRSLPDVTLRLGRKPTPAPVPA, encoded by the coding sequence GTGCCCCACAACGCTTCGGATTCGTCCGACGACCGGCGCCTGGTCATCGAGATCCCGCACCTGCGGGCCACCATCACCCACGCCGTCGTGCTGGCACTGGAAACGGCGGTCGTGCCCACGCTGCTGTTCATGCTGCTGCTGAACGTGGCCGGCCTCGTCCCCGGGCTGGTGGCGGTTCTCGGCTGGAGCGCGTTCGTCATCGGTATGCGCAGGCTGCTGCGCCGCCAGGTGCCGCACACGCTCCTGCTGGCCACCGGCATGCTGGTGGCCAGAGCACTGTTCGCGCTCGTCACGTCCAGCGCCGTCGTCTACGTGCTCCAACCGGTCGTCGGATCGGTGTTCATGTTCCTGCTGTTCGTCGGCAGCGCGATGCTCGGCAAGCCAATCACGGCGCGGCTCGCCCGCGACTTCGTGCACCTACCGGCCGAACTCTTCGCCCACCAGCGGGTGCAGAAGGTGTTCGTCAACGTCGCCCTCATGTGGGGCGGGTCGCGGTTGCTCGACGGCGCCATGACCCTCGCGTTCCTGCAGTGGAGCGTCGACGCCGGGTTGTTCTCCCGTGGCGTGCTCAGCGGCCTGTTGACGGCGCTCACCATCGCGATCTGCGCAGGACACGGTTGGCGCTCGTTGCGTTCACTGCCTGACGTGACCCTCCGGCTCGGCCGCAAGCCCACCCCCGCACCCGTGCCCGCCTGA
- a CDS encoding phosphatase PAP2 family protein, producing the protein MLTAGSVTGTTPGPTGKRRRRRPRWWVEILLGLVLFGVYSLLGGLPLPGHDRRAVTNGEDILALEAALHTDFERSVNHWIADRGWLTIVANYEYAFSYLAVTLITLVWLYRRRPEHYVWGRNAFVAVNLVAILCFWLYPVAPPRLLPGAGFLDTVRLGGTWGSWGSPMVEGANQLAAMPSLHLGWALWASVALARAGAPCAAQVASAGHVFVTFVVIVATGNHYWLDALGGVVVVWLGARAADALGGRSVTWAASSRRTLWRPRRPPYTDAVTETATDATAPVPVKPAQLAAARAFVTEHGKPVKAVVQRIGRAGARVVLVGDDGALGDVVVPSVETGEALIEAVDGVEAAEWDAETVGATVIGAEHRRRMAGPLARR; encoded by the coding sequence GTGCTCACGGCAGGGTCGGTGACGGGCACCACCCCAGGCCCCACCGGCAAACGGCGGCGCCGGCGTCCGAGGTGGTGGGTCGAGATCCTGCTCGGACTCGTCCTCTTCGGCGTGTATTCGCTGCTGGGTGGGCTCCCGCTGCCCGGACACGACCGGCGGGCCGTCACCAACGGTGAGGACATCCTCGCTCTGGAGGCCGCGCTCCACACCGACTTCGAGCGGTCGGTGAACCACTGGATCGCCGACCGTGGCTGGCTCACGATCGTGGCCAACTACGAGTACGCGTTCAGCTATCTCGCCGTCACGCTGATCACGCTGGTGTGGCTGTATCGGCGCAGGCCCGAACACTACGTGTGGGGGCGCAACGCGTTCGTGGCCGTCAACCTCGTCGCGATCCTGTGCTTCTGGCTGTATCCGGTGGCGCCACCGCGGCTGCTGCCCGGAGCCGGATTCCTCGACACCGTGCGGTTGGGCGGAACCTGGGGCTCGTGGGGCTCTCCCATGGTCGAGGGCGCGAACCAGCTCGCTGCCATGCCTTCGCTGCACCTCGGCTGGGCGCTGTGGGCTTCGGTGGCCCTCGCGCGCGCCGGTGCCCCATGCGCGGCACAGGTGGCCAGCGCCGGGCACGTGTTCGTGACGTTCGTGGTGATCGTGGCCACGGGGAACCACTACTGGCTGGACGCCCTCGGTGGCGTGGTCGTGGTCTGGTTGGGAGCCCGGGCCGCCGACGCTCTCGGTGGTCGGTCGGTGACGTGGGCCGCTTCCTCCCGGCGAACGCTGTGGCGGCCGCGTCGGCCGCCCTACACTGACGCCGTGACTGAGACCGCAACCGACGCCACAGCCCCAGTCCCCGTGAAGCCCGCGCAGCTGGCCGCCGCTCGCGCGTTCGTCACCGAACACGGTAAGCCCGTGAAGGCCGTCGTCCAGCGCATCGGGCGTGCCGGAGCGAGGGTCGTGCTCGTGGGCGACGACGGTGCCCTCGGCGACGTCGTGGTGCCGAGCGTCGAGACGGGCGAGGCGCTGATCGAGGCGGTCGACGGGGTGGAAGCCGCCGAGTGGGACGCCGAGACCGTGGGCGCCACGGTGATCGGCGCCGAGCACCGCAGGCGGATGGCCGGTCCGCTGGCCCGC